A genomic segment from Streptomyces sp. NBC_00459 encodes:
- a CDS encoding DLW-39 family protein, protein MKKLLLVALAAIGGLLVYRQIQADRAEQDLWTEATDSVPTGS, encoded by the coding sequence GTGAAGAAGCTTCTCCTGGTCGCACTGGCCGCCATCGGCGGGCTCCTCGTGTACCGCCAGATCCAGGCGGATCGCGCCGAGCAGGATCTGTGGACGGAGGCGACCGACTCCGTGCCCACGGGTTCGTGA